In Phocoena phocoena chromosome 3, mPhoPho1.1, whole genome shotgun sequence, a single window of DNA contains:
- the NIBAN3 gene encoding protein Niban 3 isoform X1, with protein MGGRPSSPLDKRQQQHLRGQVDTLLRNFLPCYRGQLAASVLWQISRELGPQEPAGCQLLHSKKLPRVREHRGPLTQLQGHPPQWQPVFCVLRGDGRLEWFKHREEYENGDRPLGSVVLTGYTVLTSQSEYLHLLDTLCPEPSGHHTQEEPEPLLEMPVSFPLFLQHPFCRHLCFSAATAEVQHAWRLALQGGIRLRGTVLQRSQAPAARAFLDAVRLYRQQQGHFGDDDVTLGSDAEVLTALLMRELLPALRAQTLPRLRGAGRARAWAWAKQLDAVHAAVLAGASTGLRAFQPEKEELLAALEKTLRPDVDQMLKLRERVLGRLQANVQGPLESCLRRKVDAQLPRVTQTLLSTVEAELTAVQTLLTQGMDRLSRHLRGSPSSTRLRKEVYSFGEMPWDPELMQTCYREAERSRGRLGQLAEPFGFFGTQSLVFGAQDLAQQLMADAVATFLQLADQCLTTALDCDQAAQQLEKVRGRVLKKFQSDSGSAQRRFIHGWLLCIFLPFVLRQLQLSCKAELSEFEGDVLAVGSPALTIEGIYEDVIRGALLQRINRELKKALGASNMSCTLDGCSELPWDQGETDVETEAQRGTCSRQPGSSTEV; from the exons ATGGGTGGGCGGCCCTCGAGCCCCTTGGACAAGCGACAGCAGCAGCACCTGAGGG GCCAGGTAGACACCTTGCTGAGGAACTTCCTGCCCTGCTACCGCGGGCAGCTGGCAGCCTCGGTCCTGTGGCAGATCTCCCGAGAGCTGGGCCCCCAGGAGCCAGCCGGATGCcagctgctgcacagcaaa AAGCTGCCCCGAGTCCGGGAGCACCGAGGGCCCCTGACCCAGCTGCAGGGCCACCCACCTCAGTGGCAGCCAGTCTTCTGTGTCCTGCGCGGGGACGGCCGTCTGGAGTGGTTCAAGCACAGGGAG GAATATGAAAATGGGGACCGTCCCCTGGGCTCCGTGGTCCTGACAGGGTACACAGTCCTGACTTCCCAGAGTGAATATCTCCATCTGTTGGACACTCTCTGCCCAGAACCCTCAG GACACCATACACAGGAAGAGCCTGAGCCCCTCTTGGAAATGCCTGTTAGTTTCCCCCTGTTCCTGCAGCACCCCTTCTGCCGGCACCTCTGTTTCTCTGCAGCCACAGCGGAGGTGCAGCATGCCTGGAGGCTAGCCCTGCAGGGCGGCATCCGGCTTCGAGGCACAG TCCTGCAGCGAAGTCAAGCCCCAGCCGCCCGTGCTTTCCTGGACGCCGTACGGCTCTACCGGCAGCAGCAAGGCCACTTTGGCGACGACGACGTGACCCTAGGCTCGGACGCTGAG GTGCTGACTGCGTTACTGATGCGGGAGCTGCTGCCTGCGCTGCGAGCCCAGACACTGCCCCGCCTGCGGGGGGCCGGCCGCGCtcgggcctgggcctgggccaaG CAACTGGACGCCGTCCACGCTGCAGTCCTGGCCGGGGCCTCCACTGGGCTCCGCGCCTTCCAGCCCGAAAAGGAGGAGCTGCTCGCCGCCCTGGAGAAGACTCTCCGCCCAGACGTAGATCAGATGCTGAAGTTGCGGGAGCGCGTGTTAGGGAGGCTGCAGG CCAACGTCCAGGGTCCCCTCGAGTCGTGCCTGCGCAGGAAGGTGGATGCACAGCTGCCCCGGGTCACGCAGACGCTGCTGAGCACCGTGGAAGCTGAACTCACGGCGGTGCAGACCCTCCTAACCCAGGGCATGGACCGCCTGTCCCGCCACCTGCGTGGGAGCCCCTCCAGCACCCGGCTGCGGAAGGAG GTTTACTCATTTGGGGAGATGCCATGGGACCCAGAGCTGATGCAGACCTGCTACCGAGAGGCGGAGAGGAGCCGGGGGCGCCTGGGGCAGCTGGCAGAACCATTtggcttctttggaacacagagCCTGGTGTTTGGGGCCCAGGATCTCGCACAGCAG CTCATGGCTGACGCCGTGGCCACCTTCCTGCAGCTGGCTGACCAATGTCTGACCACGGCTCTGGACTGTGACCAGGCTGCCCAGCAGCTGGAGAAAGTCAGGGGGCGCGTGCTGAAG AAATTCCAGTCGGATAGTGGCTCGGCGCAGAGGCGGTTCATCCATGGCTGGCTGCTCTGCATCTTCTTGCCCTTCGTGTTGAGACAGCTGCAGCTGAGCTGCAAAGCG GAGCTGTCTGAGTTCGAAGGGGACGTCCTTGCTGTGGGCAGCCCTGCTCTGACCATTGAGGGTATTTATGAGGATGTCATCCGGGGGGCCCTGCTGCAGAGGATCAATCGAG aattgaaaaaaGCCCTCGGTGCCAGCAACATGTCCTGCACTCTGGATGGCTGCTCGGAGCTTCCATGGGACCAAGGAGAAACAG atgtggaaactgaggctcagagaggcactTGCTCCAGGCAACCAGGCTCCAGCACCGAGGTCTAG
- the NIBAN3 gene encoding protein Niban 3 isoform X2: MGGRPSSPLDKRQQQHLRGQVDTLLRNFLPCYRGQLAASVLWQISRELGPQEPAGCQLLHSKKLPRVREHRGPLTQLQGHPPQWQPVFCVLRGDGRLEWFKHREEYENGDRPLGSVVLTGYTVLTSQSEYLHLLDTLCPEPSGHHTQEEPEPLLEMPVSFPLFLQHPFCRHLCFSAATAEVQHAWRLALQGGIRLRGTVLQRSQAPAARAFLDAVRLYRQQQGHFGDDDVTLGSDAEVLTALLMRELLPALRAQTLPRLRGAGRARAWAWAKQLDAVHAAVLAGASTGLRAFQPEKEELLAALEKTLRPDVDQMLKLRERVLGRLQANVQGPLESCLRRKVDAQLPRVTQTLLSTVEAELTAVQTLLTQGMDRLSRHLRGSPSSTRLRKEVYSFGEMPWDPELMQTCYREAERSRGRLGQLAEPFGFFGTQSLVFGAQDLAQQLMADAVATFLQLADQCLTTALDCDQAAQQLEKVRGRVLKELSEFEGDVLAVGSPALTIEGIYEDVIRGALLQRINRELKKALGASNMSCTLDGCSELPWDQGETDVETEAQRGTCSRQPGSSTEV; encoded by the exons ATGGGTGGGCGGCCCTCGAGCCCCTTGGACAAGCGACAGCAGCAGCACCTGAGGG GCCAGGTAGACACCTTGCTGAGGAACTTCCTGCCCTGCTACCGCGGGCAGCTGGCAGCCTCGGTCCTGTGGCAGATCTCCCGAGAGCTGGGCCCCCAGGAGCCAGCCGGATGCcagctgctgcacagcaaa AAGCTGCCCCGAGTCCGGGAGCACCGAGGGCCCCTGACCCAGCTGCAGGGCCACCCACCTCAGTGGCAGCCAGTCTTCTGTGTCCTGCGCGGGGACGGCCGTCTGGAGTGGTTCAAGCACAGGGAG GAATATGAAAATGGGGACCGTCCCCTGGGCTCCGTGGTCCTGACAGGGTACACAGTCCTGACTTCCCAGAGTGAATATCTCCATCTGTTGGACACTCTCTGCCCAGAACCCTCAG GACACCATACACAGGAAGAGCCTGAGCCCCTCTTGGAAATGCCTGTTAGTTTCCCCCTGTTCCTGCAGCACCCCTTCTGCCGGCACCTCTGTTTCTCTGCAGCCACAGCGGAGGTGCAGCATGCCTGGAGGCTAGCCCTGCAGGGCGGCATCCGGCTTCGAGGCACAG TCCTGCAGCGAAGTCAAGCCCCAGCCGCCCGTGCTTTCCTGGACGCCGTACGGCTCTACCGGCAGCAGCAAGGCCACTTTGGCGACGACGACGTGACCCTAGGCTCGGACGCTGAG GTGCTGACTGCGTTACTGATGCGGGAGCTGCTGCCTGCGCTGCGAGCCCAGACACTGCCCCGCCTGCGGGGGGCCGGCCGCGCtcgggcctgggcctgggccaaG CAACTGGACGCCGTCCACGCTGCAGTCCTGGCCGGGGCCTCCACTGGGCTCCGCGCCTTCCAGCCCGAAAAGGAGGAGCTGCTCGCCGCCCTGGAGAAGACTCTCCGCCCAGACGTAGATCAGATGCTGAAGTTGCGGGAGCGCGTGTTAGGGAGGCTGCAGG CCAACGTCCAGGGTCCCCTCGAGTCGTGCCTGCGCAGGAAGGTGGATGCACAGCTGCCCCGGGTCACGCAGACGCTGCTGAGCACCGTGGAAGCTGAACTCACGGCGGTGCAGACCCTCCTAACCCAGGGCATGGACCGCCTGTCCCGCCACCTGCGTGGGAGCCCCTCCAGCACCCGGCTGCGGAAGGAG GTTTACTCATTTGGGGAGATGCCATGGGACCCAGAGCTGATGCAGACCTGCTACCGAGAGGCGGAGAGGAGCCGGGGGCGCCTGGGGCAGCTGGCAGAACCATTtggcttctttggaacacagagCCTGGTGTTTGGGGCCCAGGATCTCGCACAGCAG CTCATGGCTGACGCCGTGGCCACCTTCCTGCAGCTGGCTGACCAATGTCTGACCACGGCTCTGGACTGTGACCAGGCTGCCCAGCAGCTGGAGAAAGTCAGGGGGCGCGTGCTGAAG GAGCTGTCTGAGTTCGAAGGGGACGTCCTTGCTGTGGGCAGCCCTGCTCTGACCATTGAGGGTATTTATGAGGATGTCATCCGGGGGGCCCTGCTGCAGAGGATCAATCGAG aattgaaaaaaGCCCTCGGTGCCAGCAACATGTCCTGCACTCTGGATGGCTGCTCGGAGCTTCCATGGGACCAAGGAGAAACAG atgtggaaactgaggctcagagaggcactTGCTCCAGGCAACCAGGCTCCAGCACCGAGGTCTAG
- the PGLS gene encoding 6-phosphogluconolactonase, translating into MASPAPGLISVFSSSQELGASLAQLVAQQAACCLAGARARFTLGLSGGSLVSMLARELPTAAAPAGPASLARWTLGFCDERLVPFEHAESTYGLYRTHLLSRLPIPDSQVITVNPELPVEEAAEDYAKKLRQAFQGDSIPVFDLLILGVGPDGHTCSLFPDHPLLQEREKIVAPISDSPKPPPQRVTLTLPVLNAARTIIFVATGEGKAAVLKRILEDKEENPLPAALVQPRTGKLCWFLDEAAARLLTVPFEKHSTL; encoded by the exons ATGGCCTCGCCGGCCCCCGGCCTCATCTCGGTCTTCTCGAGCTCGCAAGAGCTGGGCGCGTCGCTGGCACAACTGGTGGCGCAGCAGGCAGCGTGCTGCCTGGCGGGGGCCCGCGCCCGCTTCACGCTCGGCCTGTCAGGCGGCAGCCTCGTCTCGATGTTGGCCCGCGAGCTGCCCACCGCCGCTGCCCCCGCCGGGCCCGCCAGCCTTGCGCGCTGGACGCTGGGCTTCTGCGACGAGCGCCTTGTGCCTTTCGAGCACGCCGAGAGCACGTACGGCCTCTACCGG ACCCACCTGCTCTCCAGGCTGCCGATCCCCGACAGCCAGGTGATCACCGTTAACCCCGAGCTGCCCGTGGAGGAGGCAGCTGAGGACTATGCCAAGAAGCTGAGACAG GCATTCCAAGGGGACTCCATCCCGGTTTTCGACCTGCTGATTCTGGGTGTGGGTCCCGATGGCCACACCTGCTCACTCTTCCCAGACCACCCCCTCCTGCAG GAGCGGGAGAAGATTGTGGCTCCCATCAGCGACTCCCCGAAGCCACCTCCACAGCGCGTGACCCTCACACTTCCTGTGCTGAATGCAGCTCGAACTATCATCTTTGTGGCAACTGGAGAAGGCAAGGCAGCTGTTCTGAAG CGCATTTTGGAGGACAAGGAGGAAAACCCGCTCCCCGCCGCCCTGGTCCAGCCCCGCACTGGGAAACTTTGCTGGTTTCTGGATGAGGCAGCAGCCCGACTCCTGACCGTGCCCTTCGAGAAGCATTCCACTTTGTAA